In Candidatus Omnitrophota bacterium, the DNA window TCTAACTCTCACATCGGCAAATCTCGGATCCGATAGGTTATATCCCATATAGGTGTATCCGAAACTCGGATATTTGAATTTTTGGAAATGCTTCTTAAAGAAATTATTATCTGTCTGTCTCGTGTATTGCAAAGGGGTAAGGTGCGAAAGGTCGACGCCCTGCGTCTGGAGCTCAAGGAATATCGTAGCCTCGTCCGGGATTATCCTGTATATATAGCGGTCTATGAACGGGCGGCCTTCGAAATATCCGCGGTTCGATACAAGTTCTATCTTCTCACCCGTCTTCCACGCCTTGAATATATACGGGCCGGTCCCGACAGGATGGCGCGAGAACCCGGTCTTATTGAGATCCTCGCTCTTCAGAAGGTGCTCCGGCATTACCCACATGCCCCAGCTGGCCAGCGACGGGGCAAAAGGCTCTTTGTATGTGATCTTAACGGTATGATCGTCCAATATTTCGAAATTTTTAACCCTTTCGAAGCCGCCGCTGTACGGCGTCTTCACGTTAGGATCGATCAATTTCTTATAGGTAAATTCTACGTCCTTCGCCGTAAAAGGCGCGCCGTCATGCCATTTAACGCCTTTCCTTAAATGAAATATGATGATCAGCCCGTCTGCGGAAATATCCCAGCTCTCGGCGAGATCCCCGACTATCCTGACATGCTTGTCGTATTTGACGAGTCCGTTGAAGACCATGCCGCAGATATCGCTCGATGCGGAGTCAGAGGCGAGTATAGGTATAAGTGAACGGGCATCTCCTATAGAAGAGACGACTATGGCGTCTCCAAATGCGGCGCGTTCGAAGGACCTTTCCTCGGCATTAAGTGCCGCCGTTAAAAAAAATACCGCTAATGATATTAGCGGTATCTTAATTTTACGCTGCGCTATTGTACTCATCTATTTATTAGAAATCGACCATGTCGTTAGCGAACGGCTGGGGCGCGGTTCCTTGCCCCTGGGTGACCGGAGCGATAACTCCCTTCGACACAAGAGACCTTCCTCTATGGCTTGTCATGACTGCCAATATAAGGCAAGTGAGTATATATATCACCGCCGAAGTAGCCGTCGCGCGCTTCAAGAAGACCGATGTCTTCGTCCCCAGGATAGTCTGGGTGGAGCTTCCGCCGAACGTTTCGCTTAAGCCTCCTCCCCTGCCTGCCTGAAGCAGGATTACCGCGATAAGGACCAGAGATACTATTACGTGCAAACCGATGAATATACCATATAACATATTCTACCTCTCGATTTTGTGTGCAAAAATTAAAGGCAATTTTTGACTATCTGTGTGAATGAATCCCCCTTAAGGCTGGCCCCTCCTACGAGAGCGCCGTCGACATCTTCCTGGGAGATCAACTCCTTTATATTATCCGGCTTCACGCTTCCGCCGTATTGTATTCTCACGCTTTTTGCCGTCTCCGGGCCGAACATCTTTTCCAGGAGCTGCCTTATATATTTATGGACTTCCTGAGCCTGCTCCTTCGTCGCGTTGACGCCTGTGCCTATCGCCCAGACAGGCTCATAAGCTACCACCGTCTTGAGCATCTCTTCCGCGGACAATCCCGCGAGTGAATTCTCCACATGATCTTTTATTACATCGAACGTCTTGCCGAGTTTCCGTTGTTCCAGCTTTTCTCCGACGCAGACGATCGGCTTCAGTCCCTCTTTCAGCGCCGCTTTGACCTTCTTATTGACAGTCTCGTTAGTATCCCCGAAGAACTGCCTGCGCTCGGAATGGCCTATAATGACGTACTCGCATCCAACGTTCTTCAACATGCCGCAGGATATCTCCCCGGTAAGCGCGCCTTCTTTTTCCCAATGGACGTTCTGCGCGCCGAGCTTTATATTCGTATCCATGACGATCTCTTTCACGTCGCTTAAGGATGTGAACGGCGGACAAAGGACTATTTCTATCTCGCCGATATCATAAAGGGTCCTCTTGACGTAATTGGCAAGGTCTATCGACTCGGATATGTTCTTGTTCATCTTCCAATTGCCGGCAATTATTATCTTCCGCATGATTTACAACCTTCCTCGCAGCATCTATCGTTAAGCGCGTCTATGCCCGGCAGGCCTCTTCCTTCGAGATATTCCAGCGACGCGCCGCCGCCGGTGGATATATGCGCCATCTTATCCTCGACTTTGAACTTCGACATCGCGGCCGCTGTATCGCCGCCGCCTATTATGGAAGTAACGCCCTTCAACCCGGCTATGAATTTAGCCACGTCTTCAGTCCCCTTGGCGAATTTATCCATCTCAAATACGCCGAGCGGGCCGTTCCATACTATGGTCTTCGCCGACTTAAGTTTATCTTCGAAAAGTTTTATCGTCTTCGGGCCTATATCGAGGCCCATCCATCCGTCCGGTATATCTTCTCCCACAAGCTTCGAATTGGCGTTCGCCTCGAACTTATCGGCTACTATGTGGTCTATAGGGAGGAGCATCGGGATGTTCTTCTTTGCCGCCTTATCGAGCGCCGCCTTAGCGGTATCGAGTCCATCCTTGTCGAGCTTCGAAGAACCTATCGTCTTCCCTTTTGCCTTCAGGAATGTATATGCCATGCCGCCGCCTATTAAAAGCGCGTCGACCTTATTTAGCAGGTTATCTATTACCTTTATCTTGTCTTTGACCTTTGCTCCGCCCAGTATCGCGACAAAAGGCCGCGCCGGATCGTCAACGGCATTACCAAGGTACTGTATCTCTTTTTCAAGCAGGAATCCCGCCACAGACGGCAGGTAATGCGTTACGCCTTCGGTCGACGCATGCGCCCTATGAGCCGTCCCAAACGCGTCGTTCACGAATACATCACCAAGACTCGCGAGCTCTTTCGCGAAATTGGAGTCGTTCTTCTCTTCCTCGGCATGGAACCTGAGGTTCTCCAACAGGATGACATCGCCAGCCTTCATCGCCGATACCGCCTTTTTAACATCATCCCCTATGCAATCTTTGAGCGCCAAAACCGGCTTACCAAGAAGATTCTCAAGCCTTTTGGCTACAGGCGCAAGGCGCAATTTTTCACTGACCTGGCCGTCCGGCCTGCCCAGATGGCTCATCAATATTACCTTTGCCCCTTTATCCAAAGCGTATTTTATGGCAGGCAGGGCAGCTCTTATGCGTATATCGTCCGTAATATTGAGCTTGTCATCGAGCGGGACGTTAAAATCGACCCGCATCAGCACCCTCTTACCTTTAAGATCAACATCCTTAATAGTCTTCTTTGCCATATCGTCTCCTGTGATTATAATCTTTATATTAGGTAAATTTTGCAAGGAAATATGATTATAATAGCCTCCGGGCCGCTTGTCAACCACTTTTATAAGCCTTAACAAGCCACCAGGAAATTTTTCGGGTCCTGCCGCGGCTTGGACTTTTTCTTCAAAAGGGCTCGTATGGGTTTATCCCGCCATCTGTTTAGCTCGGGGCGGGATCCCGCCTCAAGTCTCACTCCGGGCGGGACAATCT includes these proteins:
- the tpiA gene encoding triose-phosphate isomerase produces the protein MRKIIIAGNWKMNKNISESIDLANYVKRTLYDIGEIEIVLCPPFTSLSDVKEIVMDTNIKLGAQNVHWEKEGALTGEISCGMLKNVGCEYVIIGHSERRQFFGDTNETVNKKVKAALKEGLKPIVCVGEKLEQRKLGKTFDVIKDHVENSLAGLSAEEMLKTVVAYEPVWAIGTGVNATKEQAQEVHKYIRQLLEKMFGPETAKSVRIQYGGSVKPDNIKELISQEDVDGALVGGASLKGDSFTQIVKNCL
- a CDS encoding phosphoglycerate kinase — encoded protein: MAKKTIKDVDLKGKRVLMRVDFNVPLDDKLNITDDIRIRAALPAIKYALDKGAKVILMSHLGRPDGQVSEKLRLAPVAKRLENLLGKPVLALKDCIGDDVKKAVSAMKAGDVILLENLRFHAEEEKNDSNFAKELASLGDVFVNDAFGTAHRAHASTEGVTHYLPSVAGFLLEKEIQYLGNAVDDPARPFVAILGGAKVKDKIKVIDNLLNKVDALLIGGGMAYTFLKAKGKTIGSSKLDKDGLDTAKAALDKAAKKNIPMLLPIDHIVADKFEANANSKLVGEDIPDGWMGLDIGPKTIKLFEDKLKSAKTIVWNGPLGVFEMDKFAKGTEDVAKFIAGLKGVTSIIGGGDTAAAMSKFKVEDKMAHISTGGGASLEYLEGRGLPGIDALNDRCCEEGCKSCGR
- the secG gene encoding preprotein translocase subunit SecG, producing the protein MLYGIFIGLHVIVSLVLIAVILLQAGRGGGLSETFGGSSTQTILGTKTSVFLKRATATSAVIYILTCLILAVMTSHRGRSLVSKGVIAPVTQGQGTAPQPFANDMVDF
- a CDS encoding peptide-binding protein, producing the protein MSTIAQRKIKIPLISLAVFFLTAALNAEERSFERAAFGDAIVVSSIGDARSLIPILASDSASSDICGMVFNGLVKYDKHVRIVGDLAESWDISADGLIIIFHLRKGVKWHDGAPFTAKDVEFTYKKLIDPNVKTPYSGGFERVKNFEILDDHTVKITYKEPFAPSLASWGMWVMPEHLLKSEDLNKTGFSRHPVGTGPYIFKAWKTGEKIELVSNRGYFEGRPFIDRYIYRIIPDEATIFLELQTQGVDLSHLTPLQYTRQTDNNFFKKHFQKFKYPSFGYTYMGYNLSDPRFADVRVRQAINYAVDKQEIVDTIFFGLAKVTTGPFITDSWAYNNDVKPLPRDLPKARELLKEAGWEDRNADGWLEKDGKVFEFTVLLNQGNAERQRTAEMIQGYLREVGIRTKIRVLEWSTMISEFIDKRHFDAIIMGWFLSRDPDNYDIWHSSKTREGEFNFVGYRNEEVDRLLLEGRRTFDEKKRADIYHRIHEAIYNDQPYMFLYSSEVLPIVNSRFRNVESSPIGIGYNFIKWYVPKSEQRYK